A genomic region of Haliotis asinina isolate JCU_RB_2024 chromosome 1, JCU_Hal_asi_v2, whole genome shotgun sequence contains the following coding sequences:
- the LOC137276717 gene encoding large ribosomal subunit protein mL40-like: MAAPMSKAVPGLLSTFSRLSLGGLTTSRYVHTQVHPLLFRTSSQVWAAPMKKKKKADSATIIARETKRKKKFERQIKRLEKYGRQLKPVEEIVGDLQIKDDVESRKREKTVLTFEESEYRALLTKDWTRYCMTRHQHELSAIRAAMKSQQRALDSLREESEELYQKAIQVDEMFLPLEMKGPVETPPIKDFDPVDGDYIDTTKKYDR, from the exons ATGGCTGCGCCCATGAGTAAAGCAGTGCCTGGCCTCCTGTCAACATTTTCAAG ACTAAGTTTGGGCGGGTTGACGACATCAAGATATGTCCACACTCAGGTTCACCCTCTGCTCTTCAGGACGTCCAGTCAAGTCTG GGCTGCTCcaatgaagaagaagaaaaaagctGACTCTGCAACAATCATAGCTCGAGAGACAAAGAGAAAGAAGAAGTTTGAACGCCAGATAAAGAGGCTTGAGAAGTATGGCAGGCAGCTGAAACCAGTCGAAGAAATTGTTGGAGATCTCCAAATCAAGGATGATGTTGA GTCACGAAAACGTGAAAAGACAGTGTTGACCTTTGAGGAAAGTGAGTACCGTGCATTACTGACAAAAGACTGGACCCGTTACTGCATGACTCGTCACCAACATGAATTGTCCGCCATCAGAGCAGCGATGAAATCCCAGCAGAGGGCACTGGATAGTCTTCGTGAAGAATCAGAAGAACTTTACCAAAAAGCAATCCAG GTCGATGAGATGTTTCTTCCTCTTGAGATGAAAGGACCCGTGGAGACTCCACCAATTAAAGATTTTGACCCTGTTGACGGAGACTACATTGACACAACAAAGAAGTATGACAGATGA